One stretch of Mangifera indica cultivar Alphonso chromosome 9, CATAS_Mindica_2.1, whole genome shotgun sequence DNA includes these proteins:
- the LOC123225365 gene encoding hevamine-A-like, giving the protein MATKSKATQIFLSLLVLSQFIAASHGGGIAIYWGQNGNEGNLTSTCATKRYAYVNVAFLYKFGGGQTPELNLAGHCDPSSGRCQSVSTEIKYCQSQGIKVLLSLGGGVGNYTLISTADAKNVADYLWNNFLGGSSSSRPLGAAVLDGIDFDIESGSTEYWDDLAKFLSDYSKPEKKVYLSAAPQCPFPDRLLGTAIDTGIFDYVWVQFYNNPPCQYTSGNTANLLSSWNNNWAPSLKSGKLFLGLPAAPAAAGSGYIPPDVLTSQILPEIKKSTNYGGVMFWSKFYDDQTGYSASIKASV; this is encoded by the coding sequence atggcTACAAAATCTAAAGCCACGCAAATATTTCTCTCCCTGCTAGTCCTTTCACAGTTCATTGCCGCCTCTCATGGCGGTGGTATAGCCATCTACTGGGGTCAAAACGGCAACGAGGGCAACCTTACCTCAACCTGCGCCACCAAAAGATATGCCTACGTTAACGTGGCATTTCTCTACAAGTTCGGCGGTGGGCAGACCCCGGAACTCAACCTTGCCGGCCATTGTGATCCTAGTTCCGGCAGGTGCCAAAGTGTCAGCACTGAGATAAAATACTGCCAGAGCCAAGGCATCAAGGTGTTGCTTTCTCTTGGTGGGGGAGTCGGTAATTACACTCTCATTTCTACAGCCGATGCCAAAAACGTTGCAGATTATTTGTGGAATAATTTTCTGGGTGGAAGCTCAAGTTCCAGGCCTCTGGGTGCTGCTGTTTTGGATGGAATTGATTTTGACATCGAGAGTGGTTCAACTGAGTACTGGGATGATCTTGCGAAGTTCTTGTCAGATTACAGTAAGCCTGAAAAAAAAGTCTACTTATCAGCAGCTCCACAGTGTCCATTTCCTGACAGATTACTAGGGACTGCAATTGACACAGGGATTTTTGACTATGTTTGGGTTCAGTTTTACAACAACCCACCATGCCAATACACTTCAGGAAACACTGCAAATCTTTTGAGCTCTTGGAACAACAATTGGGCTCCGTCTTTGAAAAGTGGGAAGCTGTTTCTGGGGCTGCCGGCAGCACCGGCTGCGGCTGGAAGTGGGTATATTCCACCGGATGTTTTGACTTCTCAAATACTTCCTGAGATTAAGAAGTCGACGAATTATGGAGGTGTCATGTTCTGGTCAAAGTTCTATGATGATCAAACTGGGTATAGCGCCTCCATTAAAGCTAGTGTTTGA